The following nucleotide sequence is from Psychroserpens sp. Hel_I_66.
TGGTTAATTCAATTTGTGCTACAACCTATACTGATTTTAGGTGTTATTTTCCATTTCGTAATGGGATTTGTATTAGAAATCAAAAACAGAAATGCTAGAAAAATTAGCTACGTTAAAAACAATGGTGCTGCAAATTCAACTTGGATGAGTAGAAATATGATTTGGAGCGGATTGGCAATTTTAGCATTTATTGGGCTCCATTTTTACGATTTTTGGGCTCCAGAAATCAATGTCAAATATTTTAAAGGTGATATGAGTGGCCTTTTAGATCCTGATAATGTTGATAGCGGATTTAGATACTGGGAAGAACTCCATCATAAATTTGAAGATATGTGGCGTGTTATTCTATACTGCGTTGCTTTTATATTTTTATCACTACACCTTTTACATGGGTTTAGTTCTGCATTCCAATCAACTGGAATGAACAATAAATACACAAAAGGGTTACAAGGTTTTGGAAAAGCGTATGCTATTATAATTCCAGCAGGATTTGTATTCATTGCACTATTTCACCACTTTACTCACTAAAATATATCTAATATGGCTTTAGATGCTAAAATACCAAAAGGACCACTTGCAGATAAGTGGACAAATCATAAAAACACGATTGACCTAGTTAATCCTGCCAATAAACGTAATATTGACATTATTGTTGTTGGTACTGGTTTAGCAGGTGGCTCTGCAGCTGCAACATTAGCTGAGTTAGGCTATAATGTGAAAGCTTTCTGTTTTCAAGATTCACCTAGACGTGCACACTCAATTGCTGCGCAAGGTGGTATCAATGCTGCAAAAAACTACCAAGGTGATGGTGACTCCACTTACAGATTATTTTATGATACTGTAAAAGGTGGTGATTACCGTTCTCGTGAAGCAAATGTTTATCGTTTAGCAGAGGTGTCTGCAAATATTATTGACCAATGCGTTGCTCAAGGTGTTCCTTTTGCTCGTGAATATGGTGGATTATTGGACAATCGCTCATTTGGAGGTGTATTGGTATCACGTACATTTTATGCAGCAGGACAAACAGGACAGCAATTACTTTTAG
It contains:
- a CDS encoding succinate dehydrogenase cytochrome b subunit — encoded protein: MSGILNSTIGRKFAMALSALFLMIFLLQHFSINILSVFSEDVFNNVSHFMGTFWLIQFVLQPILILGVIFHFVMGFVLEIKNRNARKISYVKNNGAANSTWMSRNMIWSGLAILAFIGLHFYDFWAPEINVKYFKGDMSGLLDPDNVDSGFRYWEELHHKFEDMWRVILYCVAFIFLSLHLLHGFSSAFQSTGMNNKYTKGLQGFGKAYAIIIPAGFVFIALFHHFTH